Proteins encoded together in one Camelina sativa cultivar DH55 chromosome 9, Cs, whole genome shotgun sequence window:
- the LOC104714701 gene encoding cysteine-rich receptor-like protein kinase 15, whose protein sequence is MSSLIFLFILSFLNTSFTACAQNPNFLGGFCPNTTTFSRNSTYSINLTTLLSSLSSRNASYSTGFQNATAGESPDMITGLFLCRGDLSPEACRNCVVFSVNDTLTRCPNVRQAVLYYDHCMLRYSHRNILSTPTLNQKIFMTNGNNMSYKQVGRFEDTVSLKLNQAAVEAANSPRKFFTFKSNWTAFQNLYGLVQCTPDLTTQDCLRCLQISINGLPFYRIGARILYPSCNSRYEIYSFYNETAITTPPLPQLSPPLVPSPLRPGKGGNPSVLVVAIVVLVILVVLLPIACYCFLAKRAKKTYDTAPAFHGDDITTADSLQLDYRTIQTATNDFAERNKIGQGGFGEVYKGILSNGTEVAVKRLSKTSGQGETEFKNEVVVVAKLQHRNLVRLQGFCLEGEERILVYEYVRNKSLDYIIFDPAKKSQLDWTLRFKIIDGIARGILYLHQDSRLTVIHRDLKASNILLDEDMNPKIADFGMARIFGMDQTQEKTGRVVGTLGYMPPEYVMGGHFSMKSDVYSFGVLVLEIISGRRNSSFHERDVARDLVTYAWRLWSNGTALDLVDPIIEGNCQKNEVIRCIHIGLLCVQEDPVKRPTLSTIFVMLTSNTVTLPVPQQPGFSVQTRNQLHQWSTSVDRSLITDIYPR, encoded by the exons ATGTCTTCTTTGATCTTCCTTTTCATTTTGTCTTTCCTCAATACTAGTTTCACAGCTTGTGCTCAAAATCCTAATTTCCTAGGTGGTTTCTGTCCGAACACGACAACTTTCTCAAGAAACAGCACTTACTCCATTAATCTCACAActcttttgtcttctctctcttcccgcAATGCTTCATACTCCACCGGATTCCAAAATGCTACGGCTGGAGAATCCCCCGATATGATCACCGGTCTTTTCCTCTGCCGGGGAGACCTCTCGCCGGAGGCTTGCCGTAACTGCGTCGTCTTTTCCGTCAACGACACGCTTACTCGTTGTCCTAACGTGAGACAAGCCGTGCTCTACTACGATCATTGTATGCTCAGATACTCTCACCGCAATATCCTATCGACCCCTACACTCAATCAAAAAATTTTTATGACTAACGGCAACAATATGTCATATAAACAAGTAGGCCGGTTCGAAGATACGGTGTCACTTAAACTCAACCAAGCTGCGGTCGAGGCAGCGAATAGTCCTCGAAAGTTCTTTACGTTTAAGAGCAATTGGACTGCGTTCCAGAATCTGTACGGCCTGGTTCAGTGCACACCTGATCTCACGACACAAGACTGTTTGCGTTGCTTACAAATATCCATTAATGGATTGCCTTTTTACAGAATTGGGGCAAGAATTCTTTATCCTAGTTGTAATTCTAGGTACGAGATTTACTCGTTCTACAATGAAACCGCCATTACAACACCACCACTGCCACAGCTGTCCCCGCCTCTCGTGCCATCTCCTCTGCGACCTG GGAAAGGTGGGAATCCAAGTGTCTTAGTGGTAGCCATTGTTGTACTTGTTATTTTGGTTGTCCTGCTTCCCATAGCTTGTTACTGTTTCCTTGCAAAGAGGGCAAAGAAGACTTATGACACAGCACCTGCATTTCATG GAGATGATATAACAACTGCAGACTCACTGCAGCTCGATTATAGAACAATCCAAACTGCAACAAATGATTTTGCAGAGAGGAATAAGATTGGTCAAGGTGGATTTGGTGAGGTTTACAAG GGAATATTATCGAATGGGACTGAAGTTGCGGTGAAGAGACTGTCGAAAACTTCAGGACAAGGTGAAacagagttcaagaacgaggtTGTTGTGGTGGCAAAGCTTCAGCACAGGAACCTGGTAAGGCTACAAGGATTTTGTCTAGAAGGTGAAGAAAGAATACTAGTCTACGAGTATGTGCGCAACAAAAGCCTTGATTATATCATCTTTG ACCCTGCAAAGAAAAGTCAACTAGACTGGACTCTTCGATTCAAGATCATTGATGGGATTGCTAGAGGAATTCTCTATCTTCATCAAGACTCACGCCTCACGGTCATACACCGTGACCTCAAAGCGAGTAACATTCTCCTTGACGAGGATATGAATCCGAAAATTGCTGATTTTGGAATGGCAAGGATCTTTGGAATGGACCAAACCCAAGAGAAGACAGGCAGAGTAGTTGGTACCCT CGGTTACATGCCTCCCGAATATGTGATGGGAGGCCACTTCTCAATGAAATCTGATGTCTATAGCTTTGGAGTGTTAGTTCTTGAGATTATAAGTGGTAGGAGGAATAGCAGCTTTCATGAGAGAGACGTCGCACGTGACTTGGTCACATAT GCTTGGAGGCTTTGGAGTAACGGAACAGCGTTAGATCTCGTGGATCCAATCATTGAAGGAAATTGCCAGAAGAATGAAGTGATTCGATGCATCCATATCGGACTTTTATGTGTTCAAGAAGATCCTGTAAAGCGTCCGACCTTGTCAACCATTTTCGTGATGCTCACTAGTAATACTGTGACTTTACCAGTGCCTCAGCAACCAGGGTTTTCCGTTCAGACTAGAAACCAGCTTCATCAATGGAGCACCTCTGTTGACCGTTCGTTGATCACTGATATATATCCTCGTTGA
- the LOC104714700 gene encoding probable glutathione peroxidase 8, which yields MATKDPESVYEISIEDAKGDSLELSQYKDKVLLIVNVASKCGMTNSNYTELNELYSKYKEKGLEILAFPCNQFGDEEPGTNDQITDFVCTRFKSEFPIFNKIEVNGENESPLYKFLKKGKWGIFGDDIQWNFAKFLVDKKGQAVERYYPTTSPLTLEHDIYKLLNIS from the exons ATGGCGACGAAGGACCCAGAATCTGTTTACGAGATAAGCATCGAG GATGCAAAGGGAGACAGCTTAGAACTCAGTCAATACAAAGACAAAGTTCTTTTGATTGTCAATGTTGCTTCCAAAtg TGGGATGACAAACTCAAACTACACTGAGTTGAATGAGCTTTATAGCAAGTACAAAGAGAAAG GTCTGGAGATTCTAGCATTTCCTTGTAACCAGTTTGGTGACGAGGAACCGGGAACTAATGACCAGATTACTGACTTTGTCTGTACTCGCTTCAAATCTGAATTCCCCATTTTCAACAAG ATTGAAGTAAACGGAGAGAATGAATCTCCTCTGTATAAGTTCTTGAAGAAAGGCAAATGGGGAATCTTTGGTGATGACATTCAATGGAACTTTGCTAAGTTTCTTGTTGATAAGAAGGGTCAAGCCGTAGAACGTTATTATCCAACTACCTCCCCTCTTACCCTTGAG CATGACATATATAAGCTTCTGAATATCTCCTGA
- the LOC104716075 gene encoding xyloglucan-specific galacturonosyltransferase 1-like — protein sequence MSKMPVSVSKRRPRTSKKTETEKPEITPKDSRTCSRSILYRVPLTILFLFFIYLWSTSTTVISGNVVHICISSRKLNDLYCLTAGSQPALRVPANNFTKPVSEGVVRSQEEKNVLVLGKDEDKGFANNETFSGERDKSTIGTSLNVIKNETFTGERISILDQDSKPIHEENIDSVLDQDSESKVNEIDHDVLIDWDPETGEERYRYFKSKDEDEETALKAVEKYLQVQRSWLSMGSNRKKPRSCEGQGVYVYDLPSKFNKDLLGECSDMVPWANFCSYFKNDAFGELIETLGKGWFKTHQYSLEPIFHSRVLKHPCRVYDESKAKLFYVPFYGGIDVLRWHFKNVSEDVKDVLAIEVVKWLGSKQSWRKNAGKDHVFVLGKISWDFRRNDKFSWGSSLLEMQEMKNPTKLLIERNPWEANDVAIPHPTYFHPKTDDDIANWQNKIIGKPRRSLISFAGGARPGKPDSIRSILIDQCKSSPNQCRFLNCTAGGCDKPETVIELFRDSEFCLQPPGDSPTRKSIFDSLILGCIPVIFDPYSAYYQYTWHLPEDHRRYSVYINKEDVKVKKVSVIEKLMSKTLREREDMRSYIVHELLPGLVYGDSNAKFERFRDAFDITMDSLLRKITKTV from the exons ATGTCC aaaatgcCTGTCTCCGTCTCAAAGAGACGACCGAGAACATCCAAAAAAACCGAAACCGAGAAACCCGAGATAACACCTAAAGATTCTCGTACTTGCTCCAGATCAATTCTCTATCGTGTACCTCTCAcgattctctttctcttcttcatttatcTTTGGTCCACTTCCACGACCGTTATCTCCGGTAATGTAGTTCACATTTGCATCTCTTCGCGGAAGCTCAATGATCTTTATTGTCTCACTGCCGGTTCTCAGCCGGCTTTACGTGTGCCAGCCAACAATTTCACTAAACCGGTTAGTGAAGGTGTGGTAAGAAGTCAAGAAGAGAAGAACGTTCTTGTTCTTGGTAAAGATGAAGACAAGGGTTTCGCAAACAATGAAACGTTCTCGGGAGAAAGAGACAAATCTACCATCGGAACAAGCCTCAACGTCATAAAGAATGAAACTTTCACCGGGGAAAGAATTTCCATTCTTGATCAAGATTCTAAACCTATCCATGAGGAGAATATTGATTCCGTTCTTGATCAAGATTCTGAATCCAAAGTTAACGAGATTGATCACGATGTGTTGATTGACTGGGATCCAGAAACCGGCGAAGAACGATACAGATATTTCAAATCTAAGGACGAAGACGAGGAAACCGCTCTGAAAGCCGTTGAAAAGTATCTTCAAGTACAAAGATCTTGGCTATCGATGGGAAGCAACCGCAAAAAGCCTAGATCTTGCGAAGGACAAGGGGTCTACGTTTACGATTTACCGTCCAAGTTCAACAAAGATTTGTTGGGGGAATGCTCCGATATGGTTCCATGGGCTAATTTTTGCAGCTACTTCAAGAACGATGCATTTGGTGAATTGATTGAGACTCTCGGTAAAGGCTGGTTCAAAACGCATCAGTATTCTCTTGAGCCGATCTTTCACTCTAGAGTTTTGAAGCATCCATGTAGGGTTTATGATGAGAGCAAAGCGAAGCTCTTCTATGTGCCTTTTTATGGTGGTATCGATGTTTTGAGATGGCATTTCAAGAACGTTTCTGAGGATGTGAAGGATGTTTTGGCGATCGAGGTTGTTAAATGGCTCGGATCAAAGCAATCATGGAGAAAAAACGCTGGAAAAGATCATGTTTTTGTTCTCGGAAAGATCTCTTGGGATTTTAGGAGGAATGATAAGTTTTCTTGGGGGTCAAGTTTACTTGAGATGCAAGAAATGAAAAACCCTACAAAGCTTCTCATCGAACGTAATCCATGGGAAGCTAACGACGTGGCGATACCTCATCCGACATACTTCCACCCTAAAACCGACGATGATATCGCCAACTGGCAAAATAAGATCATCGGAAAGCCTCGTCGGAGCCTAATCAGCTTCGCCGGTGGAGCAAGACCAGGCAAGCCTGATAGCATCCGGTCAATATTGATTGACCAATGCAAATCATCTCCAAACCAATGCCGGTTTTTGAACTGTACCGCCGGAGGCTGCGACAAACCGGAAACGGTTATCGAGCTTTTCCGGGATTCGGAGTTCTGCCTCCAACCGCCCGGAGACAGCCCGACAAGGAAATCGATTTTCGATTCCCTCATATTAGGTTGTATTCCGGTGATCTTTGATCCGTACAGCGCGTATTATCAGTACACGTGGCATTTACCGGAAGATCACCGGAGATATTCAgtgtatataaacaaagaagacGTGAAGGTAAAGAAAGTGAGTGTGATCGAGAAGTTGATGTCAAAGACACTAAGGGAAAGAGAGGATATGAGGAGTTACATTGTTCATGAGCTTTTGCCTGGTTTGGTCTATGGAGATAGTAATGCCAAGTTTGAGAGGTTTCGAGATGCTTTTGATATTACTATGGATAGTTTACTCCGTAAGATTACAAAAactgtataa
- the LOC104714703 gene encoding AT-hook motif nuclear-localized protein 5-like isoform X2, which translates to MTFPGSHPQYYLQRGSFPNLTPSQVASGLHAPPPPPHPGFRPMSNPNIHHPQASNPGPPPFSMAEHSDFGHSIHMGMGSSASAAEFQPPLSQPPPPPSPPAGTPPARKKRGRPRKYAPAPDGPVSLGLSSMPCVSSNKSKDSSPMSDDPNAPRRARARGRPPGTGRKQRLANLGEWMNTSAGYAFGPHVISVEAGEDIVAKIVSFSQQRPRVLCIMSGTGTVSSVTLRQPGSTTPHLSFKGRYDILSLGGSYLVNDEGGSKSRTGGLSVSLSNGEEGLVFGGGISTLIAASLVQVVACSFVYGASAKSYNTNNNKTIRQEKEPNEEHNNSDMETTPCSAPEAAASAGQQTPPNFSAAQGMSEWPGSGSGRSLDDSSRNLLTDIDLTRG; encoded by the exons ATGACATTTCCAGGCTCGCATCCTCAGTACTATCTTCAAAGAGGATCCTTTCCCAATCTTACACCTTCCCAGGTCGCGAGTGGTCTTCACGCGCCGCCGCCGCCACCACATCCGGGGTTTAGGCCAATGTCAAACCCTAACATTCATCACCCTCAGGCTAGCAACCCAGGACCTCCTCCTTTCTCCATGGCTGAGCACTCTGATTTTGGGCACAGTATTCACATGGGGATGGGTTCCTCTGCTTCTGCTGCGGAGTTTCAGCCGCCTCTATCACAACCGCCGCCACCGCCATCTCCACCGGCGGGGACACCGCCGGCTAGGAAGAAACGTGGACGACCGAGAAAGTATGCTCCTGCTCCTGATGGACCAGTCTCTCTAGGGCTTTCTTCAATGCCTTGTGTTAGTAGTAATAAGTCCAAGGACTCATCTCCAATGTCTGATGATCCTAATGCACCCAGACGAGCCAGAGCCAGAGGTCGACCTCCTGGAACTGGAAGGAAGCAACGCTTGGCTAATCTTG gtgAGTGGATGAATACATCAGCTGGATATGCTTTTGGACCTCATGTGATCAGCGTTGAAGCAGGAGAA GACATTGTTGCGAAAATTGTGTCATTTTCACAGCAAAGACCTCGAGTTCTTTGTATAATGTCAGGCACTGGAACAGTTTCTTCAGTCACTCTGCGTCAACCCGGTTCAACAACACCTCACTTATCATTCAAG GGACGTTATGATATTCTAAGTTTAGGTGGATCGTATCTGGTGAATGATGAAGGTGGATCCAAAAGTCGAACAGGCGGGTTGAGTGTCTCTCTTTCTAATGGCGAAGAAGGTCTTGTTTTTGGCGGTGGAATTAGCACGCTTATCGCAGCCAGCCTTGTTCAG GTGGTGGCTTGTAGTTTTGTATATGGAGCAAGTGCAAAGTCTTATAATACCAATAACAACAAGACCATCagacaagaaaaagaaccaaatgAAGAGCACAACAATAGCGATATGGAGACCACACCGTGTAGTGCACCAGAAGCTGCAGCATCGGCGGGTCAGCAGACGCCACCAAACTTCTCAGCTGCTCAGGGAATGAGCGAATGGCCCGGTTCAGGATCAGGAAGGTCACTTGACGACTCTAGCAGAAACCTACTCACTGATATTGATTTGACTCGCGGAtga
- the LOC104714702 gene encoding AT-hook motif nuclear-localized protein 5, with protein MDGREAMAFPGSHPQYYLQRGAFTNLTPSQVASGFHAPPPPPPGMRPMLNPNIHHPQASNPGAPFSMAEQQRHSDFGHSIHMGMGSSAAVQPPLSQPQPPPDTPMVKKKRGRPRKYAPEGQVSLGLSPMPCVSKKSKDSSSMSDPNAPKRARGRPPGTGRKQRLANLGEWMNTSAGFAFAPHVISVGAGEDIVSKVLSFSQKRPRALCIMSGTGTVSSVTLREPASTAPSLTFEGRFEILSLGGSYLVNEEGGSKSRTGGLSVSLSGIEGHVIGGGIGMLIAASLVQVVACSFVYGASAKSYTTNNNKTIKQEKEPKEEQNNSDMETTPASAPEPEASAGQQTPQNFSAQGMSGWPGSGSGSGRSLDSSRPLLTDIDLTRG; from the exons ATGGATGGGAGAGAAGCTATGGCATTTCCAGGCTCGCATCCTCAGTACTATCTTCAGAGAGGAGCCTTTACCAATCTTACACCTTCCCAAGTCGCGAGTGGGTTTCACGCGCCGCCGCCGCCACCTCCCGGAATGAGGCCAATGTTAAACCCTAACATTCATCACCCTCAGGCTAGCAATCCGGGGGCTCCTTTCTCTATGGCTGAGCAGCAGAGGCACTCTGATTTTGGGCACAGTATTCACATGGGGATGGGTTCTTCTGCGGCGGTTCAGCCGCCTCTGTCGCAGCCTCAGCCACCGCCGGATACACCGATGGTTAAGAAGAAACGTGGAAGGCCGAGAAAGTATGCTCCTGAGGGACAAGTTTCTTTAGGGCTTTCTCCAATGCCTTGTGTTAGTAAGAAGTCTAAGGACTCTTCTTCAATGTCTGATCCTAATGCACCTAAACGAGCCAGAGGTCGACCCCCTGGAACTGGAAGGAAGCAACGTTTGGCTAATCTTG GTGAGTGGATGAATACATCAGCTGGATTTGCTTTTGCACCTCATGTCATCAGCGTTGGAGCAGGAGAA gACATTGTCTCGaaagttttgtcattttcaCAGAAAAGACCTCGGGCTCTTTGTATAATGTCAGGCACTGGAACGGTTTCTTCAGTCACTCTGCGTGAACCTGCTTCAACAGCGCCTTCCTTAACATTCGAG GGACGTTTTGAGATTCTAAGTTTAGGTGGATCTTATCTGGTGAATGAAGAAGGTGGATCCAAAAGTCGAACAGGCGGTTTGAGTGTCTCTCTTTCTGGTATTGAAGGTCATGTTATTGGTGGTGGAATTGGAATGCTTATCGCAGCCAGCCTCGTTCAG GTGGTAGCTTGTAGTTTTGTATACGGAGCAAGTGCAAAGTCCTATACTACCAATAACAACAAGaccatcaaacaagaaaaagaaccaaaGGAAGAGCAAAACAATAGCGACATGGAGACAACACCAGCTAGTGCACCAGAACCAGAAGCATCGGCGGGTCAGCAGACGCCACAGAACTTCTCAGCTCAGGGAATGAGCGGATGGCCCGGTTCAGGTTCAGGCTCAGGCAGATCACTTGACTCGAGTAGACCTCTACTCACTGATATTGATTTGACTCGTGGATGa
- the LOC104714703 gene encoding AT-hook motif nuclear-localized protein 5-like isoform X1, protein MDGREAMTFPGSHPQYYLQRGSFPNLTPSQVASGLHAPPPPPHPGFRPMSNPNIHHPQASNPGPPPFSMAEHSDFGHSIHMGMGSSASAAEFQPPLSQPPPPPSPPAGTPPARKKRGRPRKYAPAPDGPVSLGLSSMPCVSSNKSKDSSPMSDDPNAPRRARARGRPPGTGRKQRLANLGEWMNTSAGYAFGPHVISVEAGEDIVAKIVSFSQQRPRVLCIMSGTGTVSSVTLRQPGSTTPHLSFKGRYDILSLGGSYLVNDEGGSKSRTGGLSVSLSNGEEGLVFGGGISTLIAASLVQVVACSFVYGASAKSYNTNNNKTIRQEKEPNEEHNNSDMETTPCSAPEAAASAGQQTPPNFSAAQGMSEWPGSGSGRSLDDSSRNLLTDIDLTRG, encoded by the exons ATGGACGGAAGAGAAGCAATGACATTTCCAGGCTCGCATCCTCAGTACTATCTTCAAAGAGGATCCTTTCCCAATCTTACACCTTCCCAGGTCGCGAGTGGTCTTCACGCGCCGCCGCCGCCACCACATCCGGGGTTTAGGCCAATGTCAAACCCTAACATTCATCACCCTCAGGCTAGCAACCCAGGACCTCCTCCTTTCTCCATGGCTGAGCACTCTGATTTTGGGCACAGTATTCACATGGGGATGGGTTCCTCTGCTTCTGCTGCGGAGTTTCAGCCGCCTCTATCACAACCGCCGCCACCGCCATCTCCACCGGCGGGGACACCGCCGGCTAGGAAGAAACGTGGACGACCGAGAAAGTATGCTCCTGCTCCTGATGGACCAGTCTCTCTAGGGCTTTCTTCAATGCCTTGTGTTAGTAGTAATAAGTCCAAGGACTCATCTCCAATGTCTGATGATCCTAATGCACCCAGACGAGCCAGAGCCAGAGGTCGACCTCCTGGAACTGGAAGGAAGCAACGCTTGGCTAATCTTG gtgAGTGGATGAATACATCAGCTGGATATGCTTTTGGACCTCATGTGATCAGCGTTGAAGCAGGAGAA GACATTGTTGCGAAAATTGTGTCATTTTCACAGCAAAGACCTCGAGTTCTTTGTATAATGTCAGGCACTGGAACAGTTTCTTCAGTCACTCTGCGTCAACCCGGTTCAACAACACCTCACTTATCATTCAAG GGACGTTATGATATTCTAAGTTTAGGTGGATCGTATCTGGTGAATGATGAAGGTGGATCCAAAAGTCGAACAGGCGGGTTGAGTGTCTCTCTTTCTAATGGCGAAGAAGGTCTTGTTTTTGGCGGTGGAATTAGCACGCTTATCGCAGCCAGCCTTGTTCAG GTGGTGGCTTGTAGTTTTGTATATGGAGCAAGTGCAAAGTCTTATAATACCAATAACAACAAGACCATCagacaagaaaaagaaccaaatgAAGAGCACAACAATAGCGATATGGAGACCACACCGTGTAGTGCACCAGAAGCTGCAGCATCGGCGGGTCAGCAGACGCCACCAAACTTCTCAGCTGCTCAGGGAATGAGCGAATGGCCCGGTTCAGGATCAGGAAGGTCACTTGACGACTCTAGCAGAAACCTACTCACTGATATTGATTTGACTCGCGGAtga